The stretch of DNA GAGATGTGTTTAAGACCATGAAATGATAAAACTATACTAAGAGGGTGTCATTGTAATGCTAAGATGAAGGATTCAAAACACCACTCAAACTGTCGAGCAATGtgaatatttctaaaataatggatctatatatattttttttaataatattatgtgaACACAAATTAATGTATACAACACTTTACTTGATAGgatgaataatattatttaaaaaaaaaaaattattattaaaacatctttttattatatataaaaaaatttatattattaatcactttagatattttattactcacgaaaatataaaataatcaaatatattaactaATTTATAGTACTACAATTTAATggttaaataaatacaaataatatcatatattttaataattaataaaatatatatttaaaaagttattaataacatactttgattattaattaaatatttaaaataattaatacacaaatatgttgcattaaaaaggtaattttaaaaaaaaaatcaaatgaacaATACattatggatatatatatataaatttacgTTCTAATAACACAactactttttttatatataataaccaTGGATCTATTGATGTTATTATGTTATAGCCGGTGATGAAAGCAGAAAATGCCGCCAATTATTCCGCCAATCCCtcttcaaaaacaaattattcCGCCAATCATTCTACCATGGGTACATGTGGTGGATTGCAGCTTATAATATCCTAGGACATTCAACCATAGTTTTGGAAATATATATGGAAAAcactttaattcattttcttatgtgttttgttttagtgaTTTTTAACTTACttggttataattttattaaatttattatttttttaaaatttgttataatcataaaaaaaatattttaaattaaaagttatacgaaaaacattttaagaaaatgtgttaatttttatttttttttcaaatatataaacacATCATGACATTTGATGGATTCTAGTATTTTCAATGCACCTACAACACTTATTTTTAACATGTTCAATgattttttacaattaaatttagGATATTTTTAAGAATTCCTCtcacaaaaatctaaattttttaacaagggatgaattaaatataaattttttgtctctaaaaattcatacttaattaattttttattaaaaaacattctaaatttttatagaaGAGATTCTTATGATATTCTAAAAAATGtttgtaataaattatttaaaatttgaatgataGACGTGAGTTGACTTAAAAGTGATGatcaaaattgtaaattaaaatatttgagaggTGGAAATTTTTAAaggaactaaaaataaaatataatatatttatagggatacaaaatttatttaaccattTCATTTAAGAGTACcaagtaaaaaattaaatggttaaatatatttttaatccctacaaaatttcaatatttgaattttagttattgtaaaataaaaatataattttttatttctacaaAATCATCAAGTGTgtagttttaataaaatatatattttatacaataaattataattcatgtattgtaattttagacacaataaattataatacaataattataattttaaattgaacaaTTATTCAAGAGAAAAATATACATTTCATTATTAGTGTCTCTTACATATATTTTAGatctaattttgaataaaattataatacactcATTATAATGTATTATCTAAAGCACACACCAGACATTTATTTATCATTCTTTAAATAGTTGAAGTATGGTCTTTCATGTTGGATTAGTTGAAAGAGAAATATGTTTGTTATCAATAGTGATCTTTTATTGAATATCCTATAAAATATATGAAGAAATATATGAtacacaaattataatttatcataacAATTATACacgaaataaatatttgttattgaccGATTACTTAAAAAACAGCCGTGTATCTATTAcataagataaaatatatatgtttgattattaatgcatttattatttatttttagataaaagTGTGTAAATGGTCATAATTACAAAACATACACGAGGAGatatatattattcatttatCAATTGCTTAAAAATTGaccattaataaaaaataaaaaagatattttaatgatttattaGTTAAGAGATAAATGTGTGTTtgatattttactaattataattaattgaacaAACTATACATGAGACTAATGTCTATTACTAATATAGATGACAATATAATATGCTCTCTGAGAGGAGTTTATGACATAGTCTACAACAAACTCATATTAGatgttcttttcttttaataaataaggtataaactttttttaaaccTATTTAACTAAAAAGAACAAACTACATGTCATATCAAAAGTCTTTTAGATTTATTACGTCGGTATATCTagtaagtaaatataaataatatttcttataTTCAAGATCGAAATAGtatattagattttaaaatttatgtcaaattttaaatttgttgaccttttagtaatttaattatgttattctaagtaaatttttataaaattatttaaaatataaaataaatatttaattttattgatttattaatatgttattctattaaaaaatatgtatgtcTATTGATTTAAAgatgttaatttaaaatatgtgtttAAATAGGCTAAGAGGTGAGACTCAtgtctaaataaaaaatttatgacaaATCTCGGACtatatttaaatagtttattctCACTTTTTATCACTAATCACTTATATAAAGATGATAATTGACATATCAACTAATTTAGagttaaatatgtatttgattaattgtgtttattttgaatatttatatactccatacataataaaatataagcaaacataatatttgaaaaatgttttttttttgaaaaattgatgtatatagtctaaatattatatcatataatcACTAATTTTATAACCTttgcttatttaaaaaaataaaaaataaactaatataattaattaaaattaattttgtaatattaatttaaagtgatattagtatttaataatttatatttgaatatattcattttaaaggtGAGTTGAATAATAACtttaagtataaaaataaaattttgagatAAAATATAGGAATATTACTCTGATTCTTTGGAGGGTAGTCTGATTAGTGAAAAGTGAGTCTCATGATTTTCAacacaattttaatttgttggagaaaataaatatttatttgagtaTGGAATAATTACAATGCTTGGcagaattatttacaaaaatgacTGTCAATAATTTCGAATTGCTTGTTAAAGTTGATTATCCTCGTTAAGAAGTggtagtttttctttttcttttctcgtgtaaaaaaaacttcaaattagACTTAATTTGAACCAGTAACTGTTACCAAACTTATTTTGAAGtctttaaattacttttaattattaaaaaaatgaatgtaaACATACTAAAAtggttgaatatattttttgcaTTTGAAAAATGTTCATATTCAATTTGTGAAaaaaattttctattaaaattttttacaaaaaaaaatattttcaagttcatccttaaaatttatttttctaaccactcaaatgattttaagaACACCATAAAACATACTATTCTACAAcgaaatatttgtaaaaaaacaattgtatttaatttttaattaaatatgttaaattttcaAGTATTATATTTGCTTCATTTTATTCTGgggtattcatttataatttatgtaaaataaaataaaaatacaatttctgaaagaaaaaaaaagaagaaaagaaatgaaaaatacatTGTGTGCGTCTTAAATTGTCCAGCGTTTGAGTCGATTGTCGCCCCCTCTCATTCAGTGCCGCAGCCGCCGCGCCGTCGTCTACACCTCCAAAACGCAGGTATTTCCCTTCATTCTTCCACATCCGCCACTTCAATTTTTCCGTGGTTTCTATGATTTTAAGCTGTtaggatttatttgatttcaGTTTGTATCGATTTCTAAGAGTGATTCTAACTATATCTCGACATGATTGCTGcattattgtttatttattctatttatgTCAATTCTCTGATTCTAGTTCAAAAAATGTGAGAAGATTCCACAAAATCAACCACTATTATCATAGGAAAGTGAATTAATATTTGGACTAGGGGCATCTTTGGGAATCGAAAATGTTAGTTCATTTTATCTGTTCATATCGATTTACATTCTGTTCTCTGGTGCAAGCTTCAGAAAGACAGAAACTAATTAGTAGTTTGAAACTAATGATTTGTTTTAGATAAATTGTTAAACATTTGATGACTTTTGTATGCCAACACAAGTCTTATCAAACTATTTTCATTTATTCTGATTTCTTTAACTAACTCCACATCTCCAGCACTGAAGCAATTCTTCAATTTGCTTATTGTTCttacttgttcaagttagatcGATGCTTTCCTTGAGGATTTCCTGTTTCGATAAACAACTTATAGCATAACCGCAtatgtataagctatttttATAACGGAAGGTAAAATATagtcaaactatttttatataaactattttcataagctatccaCCTGGATAACTTATGAAAATTAGTTGAAAATAGGTTATGgacatgtcataagttgtttaGACAAGCTCTCTCAAACAAACTTAGAAGTGTTTATGCTTGTAGATAAACTaaaataagtcaatccaaacagGCCTAGAGCCTTGCCATGTTAAGTGAGTTTTCAAGACTTCAACAGCATAACCGTCACCACATGAATTAGGCCaaaatcatatatcaatattgCATCAAATGTTTCCAATACTGAATTATCATATATGTGAATATATTGTTGATACTGCAAACTCTGTCAAGTATGCCATTTCCTCTTTTTTCTAGTTATATTTTCTCAGTCTCTCTATTCTTTTTTAACTATCATTTACCAATTACCATGCAGTAAGTCCTTGTTGCAGTTGTTTATACAAAAAGTGCAAGATATACTATGCACAATTAGGTGTCTAGTGGTATAGGATACTAATAATTCAAACTGATACTGTAATATAGACCTTTAGCTCCTATGAGTTTGgagttattaaattttgattatgatttaattttttcttctctGTTTCATGTCTCAACATATAGATTCTAGTGATTACTTGTACAAAGATGAGAATATAGTAGCTCTGTCTCATATAGATTCTTCACTGTTTCACTGTTTCATGTCTCAACATATAGATTCTATTGATTACATGCAAAACTGGTTTTAGAGCAAGTTTTGAAGCAATAAACGTTtacaaaacataatttttgaATCAATAAGCCTTTACTCTTTAGATTTTGGAATATCCAAACCCTGACAGCCTAAGTAACCTCTTTTCTTTCTCCTACTATGATTTATTCACTAAAAGTTATGGCACACCAACCCTAATATGCTACGAAATATAAGAGAACAAAGGCTTATTCCATGTCTATATGGAAgtgattttgaatattttctgCAGAAAAGAAAATTATGCAAATGAGGGACGGGAAATTGAATAATCATATTTGAAAATATGGTCTGAAGAGTGTGCAAtcgctctctctctctctctccattgtgtttgtttttcttctttttgtgtaTGGTATGTGATGTTTTTACATACTGTCAGGATGAAGATGTCATTGATTCGGCCTCTCTTGACAAAGCGAGGATTCAGCACAAGCTCTGAGAAAATGGTTGCCGCTGTGCTCTTTGAGAGACTGCCTGTGGTCATTCCCAAAATTGATCCTATTGTTTATGCATTTCAGGAATTCTCGTAAGTCTTTCTCTCTactttgaaattgattttgatattctCCTCTTCTTCGATATCatcaaatagataaataataataataataataataggagtagtagtagtaataataataatactaataataataataataataataataataataataataataataatactaataataataataataataataataataataataataataataatactaataataattataataatattattattattattaaagcaCCAAAGATAGAATGGTTGAGGATTTGACCTTTATTTAGTCTTGGAGTAGTAGTGATGGAAGAAACTAATCCAACTTCTATGGAAATGGAAGTGCTGCTGTTGGTGGACACTAGCATAGGGCAAGATTGCAACACATTGGAGCTACTTGGACTCAATTTTTCTGAATTTGGTGATTCACAAACTAGTTTCAGGACGAAGCATCCTATTAGCTGCTGtcaactattttttatattgtcttATGGTTCACAATATTGTATATTCAGTGAATTCTTGTTTACCCAAGTTATATAAAAAGGGTAGTATATGAATTTAAATATCAATGCTTTCTTTCTCTTACCCATTTTAGGAtgaaaaaaatgaggttaaagcCTAAACTATGAGGATTTGCtatcaatatttttctaattcAGATGATTATGCTGTGGTTTGCTTAGTAAACATTGTACGCGTTTTAGCAAAGGTCATTGTTATTTTCAAGGTCATTGTTACTTTCATCTGCTCTGTAGCCTGTTCTCTTCTCTTACTTATCTTGTGTCTGTTGTCTTTTTATACTAACTGCTACTTTTCTTTATGGGGTATGGATGTTTAGGTTCCGATGGCGACAGCAATATCAACGGAGATATCCCGATGAATTTCTTGACAGATCAGATGCAAGGTATATTTGAAATTTAGGGTAGGtctataattataattgattaatttgaaaGAGAGATCTGAGCATATTTGAGAGCTTCAGGAGAGTTGAAAAGATGGCAAAAATTAAGATTGGAAATAACGAAGAAGGACAAAAATTGATTCAAAGGCCTAGctaaaaaacatttataaagcagttagttaaaattaatgatagcattaaaaatttaactataacATTCAAAAGTATGTATGTACACTGACTTATTATGCTAGGTTCCACTAATCGATGatgaaaaaattcataaactttGATAATTTTTTCACCTCTTTCTCGCATTATCTTTACGCACATCAATTCTTCCATCTATTCTCGTGAAAATTATGTTACTTCCAGGGGCAAAGGTGATTATCAGATTGACTATGTACCAGCACCACGAGTCACTGAAGCAGATAAAAACAATGATCGAAGGTATGCACCAAATTAAGCAGACTGATCACTTGTGTGATTTAGAATTTGAGAGTaagaaaatgtaattttaaaaatttggcaTATAAAAAGGAAAGGCATACTATATAAGAAACGTATTTATGTCAAACATTTAAAGTGTCCATTTTCTTTGGCATGGTGTTTAGTATAGAGGTTCTTAATCAGGTggtgtttagtttgtttttattCACTTACCTTCTCTATTGGTGATCCATTGAGTTTAGCTTTGAcgaattagtaataaatatataatgttgatgCATTCTTGTCATACAGATATTTAAGTTGTATCTTTCACGCACCTCCAGTCTTTAAGAAAGTCTTCTTAGTAATGCCATACAGTTGTAGTTCTAACTGAGAAATACACTTATGCGAGGGAAGGGCAGGGCAGGCCAGTCCTCACCCGGTCTCTTAGATGACAGTCAAAGCTAATATAATTTTGAACATTTTTGGTAGACAGGAACTTAATTAGGTATTCCTGTTGATTTTTCATAAGAACTGAATTTATCTTCTGACATAATTGCGGCATGGTTGCATAGTTTCTTACTACTTCCCTCTTTAGGTCATTACAAAGAGCTCTTGACAGAAGACTCTACCTTCTTATCTATGGTAATGTGTATGGGGCTCCAAGCGAGAAGCCTGTGTGGCATTTTCCTGAGAAACTTTATGAATCTGAGGAAACAATGCGTAAGGTGAACATTCATTCATATGTGGCTTTCCTCTTCCTATTTCCTTTATCTTCTTttgcatataaattttttgaaattttgcaGTGCGCAGAGTCTGCATTGAAATCAGTCATAGGAGATCTTTCCAATACATATTTTGTTGGAAATGCTCCAATGGCTCATATGGTTGTTCAGCCTAACAAAGACCTATCAGGATCTACATCTTTTAAGGTATATGCAtagaaaatttgtttatttgtatCATATAGTTTTGGCATTTTCTAGAAATGCCTTCATAGGCTTTTACTTGGTTGGTTGTGCCACCAAAGCCTTTTCAATACTTCTGTCTTTGTGTGAAAATTGATTATGAGTATACTTGCTCATTTTTTCCTTTGCTGAAATCTTCTGTCAGAAATTCTTCTTCAAGTCCCAAGTAATTGCTACTAGCAAGTTCAACATTGGAAAATGCGAGGATTTTGTTTGGGTGACAAAGGATGAATTGATGGAGTATTTTCCCGAGCAAGCCGagttttttaacaaaatgatCATTAGCTGAGGACAGCTGTTTAATTAAAGTTATTTCAAACTAGTTTATTTCATTACAGTGGGTGGCCTTGAAAGTAGATGAATGCAGGTTTCTTGGCTCAACAATAGGTTTTTATTAGATGCAACATGTCAGCTGGAAGGCTATATTCCACATGTTAgctgttttttcttcttctagtaGTTGTATTGTAATAAGTTGCCATGGTGGTCGACTGGCCGTGTCGTTGAGAATGTATTGTGCAATTTTGAAGATATAGCCCCCTGATTTCTTACCGGAGTCGGTTCTGATTAAGAATGTAAAGAATGACTGTTTATTGAGTGAATGTAGAGAAAAATATAGATCTCCTGGACATGGTTGAAATTCATGACCCTTTCCAGTCTCATTTCTAATTCTCACCAAATGACCGACTTTCCCTCTATCCGCATCACCTGCCATCTTGTTTTTAGGCAATACAACATCCAGTTCAGTCTAAAAATAACACTTTTCTTGAATAGGTTACTGCATTCAAACAGTGAGTGTTGCtaatatcataaattcagttttaatttaaaattttctctccaTCACATGATATTTCTCACGTTTGcaaaagaaatttgttataaaaagttacttttatttttcaatacaattgtaattatttttttccttccaattttttcttttttaatcaatattaatGCACCACTTCTAAGTTATTACTTACTCCTTCTGCTGattttaaatgtttaatttgttttttttctttatttgtctcaaattattaatcattttataatatcaatatgttatttacttttttttaaattttttttattgaaatgtctttctatttcatttcaattcatcaaacttttctaCTCACTACAACTAATAAGTAATAAGGATATTTGAATACATTAAACTCATTTTATcattgaaattcacacaattgattatttttttaaaaataaatctcatgaggcatttaaaataaaattgatggaatattattttacatttataataaatacatcaataatTAACATAgataatctaataaaattattattatcttttcttAATCCGAATAAAATGGTTAATTGTAACAGTTTTTTTGAACAGAAGTATTTGTGAAAAGTATTAACTCTAATAATGATCAAGTGTTCTATAATTGacttttttcaataaattaactTAATTTATTGTACTGTAAAATTATGATTGTGTGCAAATCCCTTAAAACAAAATGGGGATACACTagttttcatcaaatttatatggAGCTTCCAAATTACACAAATTGACGTTCTCTATCTTGTATTCTGAAGCGAACaatttactataaaaaataaaataaataatattaattattaattaaataatgagtaatattatatgtatatatttgacgtgattataataataacaacaattaatAACTCACTTTaccaatttttcattttagaaGAAAACTCAAATTCCATCAAAGGATAGTATATTCATAGTAAAAATAAACTTAGTATATTCTTTCTTTTAGCAAAAACTGTCGAATCTTTTTAGTAACATTCGCCTGATTATTGACGCGGATCTATTTAATACATTCACtttattcaaaacaaaaaaaggaCATTAACTTTTATTAACTGAAGAGCTTCCGCAAAAATAGATCACTAGCATAAAGGAGGTTAGATATTGATGACTCCTCTTACACCCTTATTGAAAAACCATTATTCTCTGCAGAAGTCTATAAACAACGAACCAATTGGTGGTTAAGAGATTGTTAAAAAAAAGGTAGTACAGATATCTTTTAATAATATGTTGTAATTGAGGACAATCATTATGCTGTTTTTACAATCATTCATCAAAATCTGCAATGAAAGGGATAAAACCCGATGTAGGAATGGAAGAAACTAAACATAATTTTCATGCCCCGCAGCCGGCCAATGAGACCTGTGGGACTCGTGCCCCTGCAACGTCTTGTAAGGTCTGAACCCTAACACACGTGGTATATATGGACATATCCGGCTCTCATGATCTCATCACAATACTACATTGGAGAACCCACTACAAATGCCCATCTGACTAGGCATTTTTTATATGGTAATGCTAATAGAAAATTCGAGGCATTAAATAAAGCTTACTCCAATTAGATAATAGAAAAACAGTCTTCTAGTTCTATATATATCCATAACATGACAGTTTTCTGTTTTGATTGTTTGTGAAAATACTAGATAATATCATATTGATATTCTATATCCATAACCTTATTCCCAAAACCTTATTCCCAAAAATTACAACCAAGATGAGAAAACTGGTAACGGTCAAATAAATATCTATCTCTATAGTCTATTACGGCTTGTATTaaaattagagataaaaatTAAGATTGGCCCAACCTTACTTATTGGCCATCATCAGTTCTTTAACTTCTCGAACAGCACTACTTACAGCATACAGGGTCATCTTGTTAACCTGTAAAGAAGAGGGGCTCACGAATTAAAATCTTCAATGGggcaaaataattaaatatagagTGACCTTTTTAAAGTGCAAGGACAATAAGTTAAACTGCCAAACTGGAAAGATCttggagaaaaatatatattttgaaaacacGCAAAACAAATTTGATTAACAGAAGGACtgacaaagaaaagaaaaacttataTAACAGTAGCAAATAAAAGGATGACAGTCACTCAACATGCATGAGAAATCAAAGCCAGATAACAGACAGACTTGCCTCCAATTTGTCCTCCTTGGCCCTGTGGTTCTTCGGGAGTAAACGAAATTCTTCAGTTAGTCGTAAACATTCTTCAACATTTTCCGGAGAAACAAAGTCGAGCGCAACCTTGATACAAGACTGATCAATGAAAAGAAGTTAGGCAACAAATATGAGTAAAATAATGTTTACGCTTTTAGTAGTTGGAACAATAAATTCCATATATTGAATTGTCAGGGAGAAAATGTGATGCAAACTAACCCTTCTACAGCATAATTAGGGAATAAGAAAGTAGATACAATATTAAACTCCCTATTTCAGGAACCAATAGTTTAAGACATGAGCCCTTTTAACCTTCCAGATTCAACACTTGTCATATGCTTCTTAGAATCATCAAACACATAGGGAGGGCTCATATGCTGTTTATTATTCTACTCTCCAAGATGCATAGATAATCACAGATAATACTACTATATAGATTTAGATTCTCTACAACTGTTGCATAGCAGGCACAACCAAACAAGATAGGCACAGGTTTCCGAAGTTTTCCCGGTTTTAACCCCCATATAAAGCTCATGTTTCCCTAAAGGTTGATACGTGAAAACCCATTATATTCAAATTGTCATGTGTAAATACCCTGTAAATATGATGTCAAGCATTGATTTTCAGAGTCCAGATAATTACAAcgaaatcatatttaaaaataagatgCAAAAACAATGATTAAGAGTGAGAGCTTGTACTGTTTCCAGAAGCTATAAGAATGCAGTGGCAAATGGTATTTAGAACTTTAAAATACACGTCTGTCACCAGATTATATTACCTGTCTATTTCTCACTTGATGAGGACATCCTGCTGGAATGAAAACAGCCTCGCCAAGGTGTTGCTCAAAAGTCCATGGTTCAACATCTGCATAGAGAAAAGGATGTTTACTATGTTGTGATAGTACTGAATTCTCTTTTGAATCAGGAAAATAAGATGAGGATCTTACTGAATTCTCTTTTAAGCTGTTTCTTATGTCTCTCATTTAAGAATATAGTCTGATCATGAATGGGATGTACAACCTGAAACCAGAATATTAAAGAGACTCAGCTCTCCACATATGGTTAGTAAAGTAAAATAATGGTTTGCAATGCTACTAACTGAATCAATGGGTTGATTGTTGATATGACGAAATTCCTTCTTGTGCTCTCTTAAGTACTCAACTAACTTTGGGACATCTTGCCGGCGGAAGATATCCCAAACAGCACCACCAAGGACAGTCTCAGCTCCATTGTTGGCGTCCAAAGAGTCTATTCCGGTGCCTTGTTTTGACTCTCTCTTGGGATCACCAGACACATTACCATCTGAAAAATCAATTCTCATTCTATCTTTCTTTATGCTTGTATTAGTTGATGCTAAGCTGGTTGCAGATTGAACATGTTCCAGTTCGGAAGTCCTGGAATAATCTGAAACTTCAGTAGATGATGTTATACTAACACTTGCTTCCACAGAGGAGTTCCTTACAGCAACATTTCTGCAGGTGCAAGAGCTCTTTCCATTATCATCACATTGTTCTGTGTTCTGTGTTTCCAACTTTCTGTTCAAGTCATCTGATATAGATGAAATGCATTGATCTACTTGGACACTTGGTGCAATCCCGTCAACTCCATTCTTTTCCTTTTGATCATGATCCAATGCTTTAGATTTTCCTTCAACATTAGCTAATGCTCCACAATGAAGTTCAAAATCGTCTTCTTTATCATATCCCTTCTTCAATTTATTTATGCTTTCTCTCTGCCAGGGAGCTATATCCACCTTGTTTGTGTGTGTCAGCACATTGACCTAAAACTCCATCAcaaaattatgtaaaataaGCTACAGTTTGATGCATTATGCTAAAATACTGCAAAAATAGGAGGTTTCACATAAAATTGAACTCATTAATTAGACTTGTATACCAATTGTTTGCaatcaaattaaattcattagGACACACATAAACACACAAAACCAACTCCATAATCTCCAACATCTACATTTTAAATGCTCCTTGTACTACTGAGTGTTCAATTGGAAAATGGAAATTATTTCCTTGAACTTACTAGGTAAAAAGGTAGCATTATATAAATTAGAGTGCATAAATTCTATTAATGGCTATCCTAAATATAagcaaacaaaataataactaaaaacaTGAAAA from Cicer arietinum cultivar CDC Frontier isolate Library 1 chromosome 3, Cicar.CDCFrontier_v2.0, whole genome shotgun sequence encodes:
- the LOC101511636 gene encoding uncharacterized protein isoform X1 — encoded protein: MFLHTVRMKMSLIRPLLTKRGFSTSSEKMVAAVLFERLPVVIPKIDPIVYAFQEFSFRWRQQYQRRYPDEFLDRSDARGKGDYQIDYVPAPRVTEADKNNDRRSLQRALDRRLYLLIYGNVYGAPSEKPVWHFPEKLYESEETMRKCAESALKSVIGDLSNTYFVGNAPMAHMVVQPNKDLSGSTSFKKFFFKSQVIATSKFNIGKCEDFVWVTKDELMEYFPEQAEFFNKMIIS
- the LOC101511636 gene encoding uncharacterized protein isoform X2 — translated: MKMSLIRPLLTKRGFSTSSEKMVAAVLFERLPVVIPKIDPIVYAFQEFSFRWRQQYQRRYPDEFLDRSDARGKGDYQIDYVPAPRVTEADKNNDRRSLQRALDRRLYLLIYGNVYGAPSEKPVWHFPEKLYESEETMRKCAESALKSVIGDLSNTYFVGNAPMAHMVVQPNKDLSGSTSFKKFFFKSQVIATSKFNIGKCEDFVWVTKDELMEYFPEQAEFFNKMIIS